In Synechococcus sp. Nb3U1, one DNA window encodes the following:
- the coaE gene encoding dephospho-CoA kinase (Dephospho-CoA kinase (CoaE) performs the final step in coenzyme A biosynthesis.): MRIIGLTGGMGTGKSTVAQILQQHGIPVADADQLARQALVPGSPVRARVLHRFGASIQTQEGELDRVRLGQIVFADPSERVWLEEQIHPFVKTELHHFLEAQQGSPTVCLMIPLLFEAGMEDWVSEIWVVTCTPEQQRQRLSHRDPLIVDQMEARIASQWPLTEKIQRAHVVLDNSGSLSDLQRQVQQALTIAPPHWVG, encoded by the coding sequence ATGAGGATCATTGGCCTCACCGGGGGAATGGGCACAGGCAAGTCCACCGTTGCCCAAATCTTGCAACAGCACGGGATCCCAGTGGCGGATGCGGATCAGTTGGCCCGACAAGCCCTTGTGCCAGGGTCCCCAGTTCGAGCAAGGGTATTGCATCGCTTTGGAGCTAGCATTCAAACCCAGGAGGGCGAGCTGGATCGTGTTCGGCTGGGGCAAATTGTGTTTGCAGATCCCAGCGAAAGGGTGTGGTTGGAAGAGCAGATTCACCCGTTTGTGAAAACGGAATTGCATCATTTTCTAGAGGCTCAGCAGGGATCCCCTACCGTTTGCTTGATGATTCCTCTTTTGTTTGAGGCAGGCATGGAAGACTGGGTGAGCGAAATTTGGGTGGTTACCTGTACCCCCGAACAACAACGACAACGCCTCTCGCACCGGGATCCCCTGATCGTCGATCAAATGGAGGCACGCATTGCCAGCCAGTGGCCCTTGACTGAAAAAATACAACGGGCTCATGTCGTGCTGGATAATTCCGGATCCCTATCTGATCTGCAAAGACAGGTGCAGCAAGCTCTGACGATTGCCCCGCCCCACTGGGTCGGATAG